A single region of the Phycisphaerae bacterium RAS1 genome encodes:
- a CDS encoding Outer membrane efflux protein, with translation MNARTACYSLLIVLASGCVLDAGDLDASLSAYRERMLASSEDPPAGGEPLARPATGALPPRNALVTSAPSSQPSSESILFELPDPTEAASVFARRLQALRDVPRQEERVIKNYEGVQRYANEYLAQVARPTKVKLSLSECIQRALEHNFEIRVESYNPAISQTQIVEAEAAFDTEFFLDSSYSPRDNATASTLQTGKSDTRLVRAGIRQLLPSGMQVSTSVQMQRFSADFQFQRLNPAYSSSFVAEFRQPLMRGFGLDVNRAQINARRVEFNSAYEVYTQRVRDRLLDVERAYWRLLAARRIAAVFAETLAQNRVTAEGIEQRRFHDATEVEIQNSRASFKQREVQYIETVKKVKDAEDILKGLLNDPELLLSRDIELVPTDLPLIAGLALDQFAEVRAALDERSEIRQARLAVDGARINTGVAKNQTMPQLDLAFQYEVQGVGGTADNSFGQLTQSRFQSYNVTLTFSVPIGNRARLAAWNRARTQETQAMTRVYQVMEAVVVEVNTAVRNLVVRFSQIAPQYESANAAERNLRALQARTAKIDPAFLDTELRGVEQLNSTRQTLLQIITDYNISIAELERAKGTLLTHYNIVLTDEPQPR, from the coding sequence ATGAATGCCCGAACGGCCTGTTATTCCCTGCTGATCGTGCTGGCGAGCGGCTGCGTCCTGGACGCCGGAGATCTGGACGCGTCCCTGAGCGCCTACCGCGAGCGCATGCTCGCCTCTTCCGAAGACCCGCCGGCCGGCGGCGAGCCGCTGGCGCGGCCCGCGACCGGCGCCCTGCCGCCGCGAAACGCGCTGGTCACGTCGGCGCCGTCGTCGCAGCCCTCGTCCGAGTCGATCCTGTTCGAGCTGCCCGATCCGACCGAGGCGGCCAGCGTCTTCGCCCGCCGCCTGCAGGCGCTGCGCGACGTGCCGCGGCAGGAAGAGCGCGTCATCAAGAATTACGAAGGCGTGCAGCGCTACGCGAACGAGTACCTCGCGCAAGTCGCGCGGCCGACCAAAGTGAAGCTCTCGCTCAGCGAGTGCATCCAGCGGGCGCTGGAGCACAATTTCGAAATCCGCGTCGAATCCTACAACCCGGCCATCAGCCAGACGCAGATTGTCGAGGCCGAGGCCGCCTTCGACACGGAGTTCTTTCTCGATTCCAGCTATTCCCCGCGCGACAACGCCACCGCCAGCACCCTGCAAACCGGAAAGAGCGACACGCGCCTGGTTCGGGCCGGCATCCGCCAGTTGCTGCCGTCCGGCATGCAGGTTTCCACGTCGGTCCAGATGCAGCGCTTCAGCGCCGACTTCCAGTTTCAGCGGCTCAACCCGGCCTACAGCAGCTCTTTCGTCGCCGAGTTCCGCCAGCCGCTGATGCGCGGCTTCGGGCTGGACGTGAACCGCGCCCAGATCAACGCCCGCCGGGTCGAGTTCAACTCCGCCTACGAGGTCTACACGCAGCGCGTTCGCGACCGGCTGCTCGACGTCGAGCGGGCCTACTGGCGGCTGCTGGCGGCGCGGCGCATCGCGGCCGTCTTCGCCGAAACGCTGGCCCAGAACCGCGTCACCGCCGAGGGCATCGAGCAGCGCCGCTTTCACGACGCGACCGAGGTCGAAATTCAGAACTCGCGCGCCAGCTTCAAGCAGCGCGAGGTGCAGTACATCGAGACCGTCAAGAAGGTGAAAGACGCCGAGGACATCTTGAAGGGGCTGCTCAACGACCCGGAGCTCCTGCTCTCGCGCGACATCGAGCTGGTCCCCACCGATCTGCCGCTGATCGCCGGACTGGCGCTGGATCAGTTCGCGGAAGTGCGCGCGGCGCTCGACGAGCGCAGCGAAATCCGCCAGGCGCGCCTGGCGGTCGACGGCGCGCGGATCAACACCGGCGTCGCCAAGAATCAGACGATGCCGCAGCTCGACCTCGCGTTCCAATACGAAGTGCAGGGCGTGGGCGGCACGGCCGACAACAGCTTCGGCCAGCTCACGCAGTCGCGCTTTCAATCCTACAACGTCACGCTCACGTTCTCGGTGCCGATCGGCAACCGCGCCCGCCTGGCGGCCTGGAACCGCGCCCGGACCCAGGAGACGCAGGCGATGACGCGCGTCTATCAGGTCATGGAAGCGGTCGTGGTCGAGGTCAATACGGCCGTGCGAAACCTCGTCGTTCGCTTCTCGCAGATCGCCCCGCAATACGAGTCGGCCAACGCCGCCGAGCGCAACCTGCGGGCGCTGCAGGCCCGCACGGCCAAGATCGACCCCGCCTTCCTGGACACCGAGCTGCGCGGCGTCGAGCAGCTCAACTCAACCCGCCAGACGCTGCTTCAGATCATCACCGACTACAACATCAGCATCGCCGAGCTGGAGCGGGCCAAGGGCACGCTGCTCACGCACTACAACATCGTTCTGACCGATGAGCCGCAGCCGCGCTGA